A stretch of Henckelia pumila isolate YLH828 chromosome 4, ASM3356847v2, whole genome shotgun sequence DNA encodes these proteins:
- the LOC140866095 gene encoding haloacid dehalogenase-like hydrolase domain-containing protein Sgpp, which produces MLPLLQQCTLSFKPKIDINPFIHSTPLPPNLSATSRTFSPRMTSFAARQSSIGSIAPLEAILFDIDGTLCDSDPLHYYAFREMLREIGFNGGEPISEEFFIKNISGMHNEELCRVLFPDWEIERARKFMDDKEAMFRRLASEQLKPITGLDKLCKWVEDHGLKRAAVTNAPRPNAELIISILGLGDFFPQLIIGSECERAKPFPDPYLKALHELGVSSAHAFIFEDSVSGIKAGVAAGMPVVGLATRNPEKLLSDAGASVVIKDFADSKLWTVLEDLEKKTEAVKITA; this is translated from the exons ATGTTGCCTCTTCTTCAGCAATGCACTCTCAGTTTTAAGCCCAAGATCGATATCAATCCCTTCATCCACTCAACCCCACTACCTCCAAATCTGTCCGCCACTTCTCGAACCTTTTCTCCTAGGATGACCTCATTCGCAGCAAG ACAATCTTCAATCGGTTCTATTGCTCCTTTGGAAGCTATACTATTTGATATAGATGGAACGCTATGTGATTCGGATCCTCTCCACTACTACGCATTCAGAGAAATGCTCCGAGAG ATAGGATTTAATGGGGGAGAGCCCATAAGTGAGGAATTCTTCATAAAGAATATTAGTGGCATGCATAATGAAGAACTCTGTCGTGTGCTCTTTCCGGATTGGGAAATTGAAAGAGCCCGGAAATTTATGGATGATAAGGAAGCAATGTTTAGGAG ACTGGCATCGGAACAGTTAAAACCCATCACTGGTCTCGATAAGTTATGCAAATGGGTCGAAGATCACGGTTTAAAACGGGCTGCTGTTACCAACGCACCAAGACCAAATGCTGAACTGATTATCTCTATACTAGGCCTAGGAGATTTTTTCCCACAACTTATCATTGGAAGCGAGTGTGAACGAGCAAAGCCTTTTCCAGACCCTTATTTAAAGGCGCTACATGAACTTGGAGTATCTTCTGCCCACGCCTTCATCTTTGAG GATTCTGTTTCTGGGATAAAAGCTGGGGTGGCGGCGGGAATGCCAGTTGTAGGTTTAGCTACGAGGAATCCCGAGAAGCTACTTTCTGATGCTGGTGCAAGCGTAGTCATCAAGGATTTCGCAGACTCGAAACTGTGGACAGTGTTAGAAGATCTAGAGAAGAAAACCGAGGCAGTGAAAATAACTGCTTGA
- the LOC140867577 gene encoding phragmoplastin DRP1E-like, with translation MATMESLIGLVNRIQRACTALGDYGGGDEAFSSLWDALPSVAVVGGQSSGKSSVLESIVGRDFLPRGSGIVTRRPLVLQLQQTEDAKQEYAEFGHLPRRRFTDFSLVRQEIQDETDRVTGKSKMISPVPIHLSIYSPHVVNLTLIDLPGLTKVAVEGQQESIVQDIENMVRSYVEKPNSIILAISPANQDIATSDAIKLAREVDPSGDRTFGVLTKLDLMDKGTNAVDVLEGRSYRLQHPWVGVVNRSQADINRNVDMIVARRKEREYFATSPDYGHLASKMGSEYLAKLLSKHLESVIRARIPSITSLINKSIDELDAELDHLGRPVAVDAGAQLYTILELCRAFDRIFKEHLDGGRPGGDRVYGVFDNQLPAALRKLPFDRHLSLQNVKRIVSEADGYQPHLIAPEQGYRRLIEGSLNYFRGPAEASVDAVHFVLKELVRKSIGECQELKRFPSLQSAIAAASNESLERFREEGKKTVIRLVDMESSYLTVEFFRRLPQEFEKMGNPGGNPKENPRENSAAAPPIDRYGDGHFRRIGSNVSSYVNMVSETLRNSIPKAVVYCQVKEAKQNLLNHFYILIGKKEGKQLAELLDEDPALMEKRQQYAKRLELYKKARDEIDSVSWVR, from the exons ATGGCGACAATGGAGAGTTTGATCGGGCTGGTGAACAGAATTCAAAGGGCATGCACCGCCCTCGGCGATTACGGAGGTGGTGACGAAGCTTTTTCCTCTCTGTGGGATGCTCTACCTTCCGTCGCCGTTGTCGGTGGACAG AGTTCAGGAAAGTCATCGGTGTTGGAGAGCATAGTGGGGAGAGATTTTCTTCCTCGAGGCTCTG GCATTGTTACAAGGCGGCCCTTGGTGCTGCAACTGCAACAAACCGAAGATGCAAAGCAGGAATATGCTGAGTTTGGGCATCTACCACGGAGACGATTCACTGATTTCT CCTTGGTTCGCCAGGAGATTCAGGATGAGACTGACAGAGTCACAGGGAAGTCAAAGATGATTTCTCCTGTTCCTATTCACCTGAGCATCTACTCCCCCCACG TTGTCAATTTAACTCTGATTGATCTGCCTGGTTTGACTAAAGTTGCTGTTG AGGGGCAACAAGAAAGCATTGTCCAAGATATTGAAAATATGGTTCGCTCTTATGTTGAGAAG CCCAACAGTATCATATTGGCAATATCTCCTGCGAACCAAGATATAGCAACCTCAGATGCCATTAAACTCGCAAGAGAAGTGGATCCATCTG GTGATCGCACATTTGGGGTGCTCACTAAGCTAGATCTGATGGATAAAGGAACTAATGCAGTGGAT GTTCTGGAAGGAAGATCATATCGTTTACAGCATCCATGGGTAGGTGTTGTGAATCGTTCACAAGCGGATATCAATAGAAATGTTGATATGATTGTTGCACGGCGGAAGGAACGAGAGTATTTCGCTACGAGTCCCGACTATGGACACTTGGCAAGTAAAATGGGCTCCGAGTATCTTGCCAAGCTTCTTTCGAAG CATCTGGAATCTGTCATAAGGGCTAGAATACCAAGTATCACTTCACTGATCAACAAAAGCATTGATGAACTAGATGCTGAGTTGGACCACCTTGGAAGGCCTGTAGCTGTTGATGCAGGG GCTCAATTGTACACCATCTTAGAACTTTGCCGTGCTTTCGATCGAATTTTCAAGGAGCATCTTGATGGAGG CCGACCAGGCGGTGATCGAGTTTATGGAGTTTTTGACAACCAGCTGCCAGCTGCTTTGAGAAAGCTTCCATTTGATCGACATCTCTCATTGCAGAATGTGAAAAGGATTGTATCAGAAGCTGATGGTTATCAACCACACTTGATTGCTCCCGAGCAAGGTTACCGACGACTTATTGAGGGTTCCCTAAATTATTTTAGGGGGCCAGCCGAAGCATCTGTGGATGCT GTTCACTTTGTTCTAAAGGAACTCGTGAGGAAGTCAATTGGGGAGTGTCAG GAATTAAAGCGTTTTCCATCTCTGCAATCAGCAATAGCTGCGGCATCAAACGAGTCATTGGAACGATTTCGTGAGGAGGGCAAGAAAACAGTGATTAGATTGGTCGATATGGAATCATCTTATCTGACTGTTGAATTCTTCAGGAGACTTCCCCAGGAATTCGAGAAAATGGGAAACCCAGGGGGTAACCCAAAGGAGAATCCAAGGGAAAATTCAGCAGCTGCCCCACCCATTGATCGTTACGGTGATGGACATTTCAGGAGGATAGGGTCAAATGTTTCATCTTATGTTAATATGGTGTCTGAGACTCTGAGGAACTCAATCCCAAAGGCCGTGGTTTACTGTCAAGTCAAGGAGGCCAAACAAAATTTGCTAAATCACTTTTACATTCTAATTGGGAAGAAAGAG GGTAAGCAACTTGCGGAGTTGTTAGACGAAGATCCAGCGTTGATGGAGAAGAGGCAGCAATACGCTAAAAGACTTGAATTATACAAGAAAGCAAGGGATGAAATTGATTCTGTCTCATGGGTTCGATGA
- the LOC140862316 gene encoding NAD-dependent malic enzyme, mitochondrial: MVNFSHQTKISSALLKRLHSRWANVAAVNVNGSRFFTTAEGHRPTMIHKRSLDILHDPWFNKGTAFSMTERDRLDLRGLLPPNVMSPEQQIERFMVDLKRLQVSARDGPSDPYSVAKWRILNRLHDRNETMYYKVLIDNIEEYAPIVYTPTVGQVCQNYGGLFRRPRGMYFSAADRGEMMSMVYNWPADQVDMIVVTDGSRILGLGDLGVQGIGIAIGKLDLYVAAAGINPQRVLPVMIDVGTNNEKLLEDPLYLGLQQHRLDGDEYISVIDEFMEAVFTRWPHVIVQFEDFQSKWAFKLLQRYRKEYRMFNDDVQGTAGVALAGLLGAVRAQGRPMIDFPKMKIVVAGAGSAGIGVLNAARKTMARMLGDTEVAFESARSQFWVVDANGLITEARENIDPDALPFARKAKETERQGLTEGAKFAEVVRQVKPDVLLGLSAVGGLFSKEVLEAFKESTSTRPAIFPMSNPTRNAECTPEEAFSILGDHIIFGSGSPFSNVNLGNGHVGHCNQANNMFLFPGIGLGTLLSGSKIVSDGMLQAAAECLAAYMTEEEVHKGIIYPSISRIRDITKEVAAAVITEAIEEDLAEGYRETDARELRKFNKDEIKIFVTNNMWVPDYAKLVYKND, encoded by the exons ATGGTGAATTTTTCGCATCAGACGAAGATTTCATCCGCTTTGTTGAAGCGTTTGCATTCTCGGTGGGCTAATGTCGCCGCGGTGAATGTGAATGGTTCGAGGTTTTTCACCACGGCCGAGGGCCACCGTCCTACCATGATTCACAAGCGCAGCCTCGATATCCTTCACGATCCATGGTTCAACAAG GGAACTGCATTTTCCATGACTGAACGTGATCGTCTCGACCTTCGTGGGCTACTGCCTCCAAATGTCATGTCTCCTGAACAACAAATCGAGCGGTTTA TGGTGGACTTAAAAAGGCTTCAAGTAAGTGCTAGAGACGGACCATCTGATCCATACAGTGTGGCTAAATGGCGCATTCTTAACCGTTTGCATGATAGGAACGAGACGATGTATTATAAG GTTCTGATCGACAATATTGAGGAGTATGCACCCATAGTCTATACTCCAACCGTTGGTCAGGTTTGTCAAAATTATGGTGGCTTGTTCCGACGACCTAGGGGAATGTATTTTAGTGCAGCAGATCGTGGAGAAATGATGTCTATGGTTTATAATTGGCCAGCAGATCAG GTTGATATGATCGTTGTAACGGACGGAAGCAGAATATTGGGTCTTGGAGATCTTGGGGTTCAGGGTATTGGAATTGCGATTGGAAAGTTGGACCTTTATGTTGCTGCTGCAGGGATAAATCCTCAGAGA GTACTTCCTGTCATGATTGATGTTGGAACGAACAACGAGAAGCTTTTAGAAGACCCATTGT ATTTGGGATTGCAACAGCATCGCCTTGATGGAGACGAGTATATTTCTGTTATCGATGAATTCATGGAAGCAGTTTTTACTCGTTGGCCACATGTGATTGTCCAG TTTGAAGATTTTCAAAGCAAGTGGGCCTTCAAGTTGCTGCAACGTTACAGGAAGGAATACAGAATGTTCAATGACGACGTTCAG GGAACAGCCGGAGTTGCACTTGCTGGGCTTTTAGGAGCAGTCAGAGCACAAGGTAGACCGATGATTGATTTCCCGAAAATGAAAATCGTTGTGGCTGGTGCTGGAAG TGCTGGAATTGGAGTTCTCAACGCTGCAAGAAAAACAATGGCAAGAATGCTAGGAGACACTGAAGTTGCTTTTGAAAGTGCAAGGAGTCAATTCTGGGTTGTTGATGCCAAC GGGCTCATAACGGAGGCACGTGAGAACATAGATCCAGATGCTCTCCCATTTGCTAGGAAAGCCAAAGAAACTGAACGCCAAGGGCTGACAGAAGGGGCCAAGTTTGCCGAAGTG GTGCGGCAGGTGAAGCCAGATGTGCTTCTTGGCTTGTCAGCTGTTGGAGGCTTGTTTTCCAAAGAG GTATTAGAGGCTTTCAAAGAATCAACTTCGACTAGACCAGCAATTTTTCCAATGTCTAATCCTACAAGAAATG ctGAATGCACACCAGAGGAAGCATTTTCCATTCTTGGTGACCACATCATATTTGGAAGTGGAAGCCCTTTTAGCAATGTTAATCTGG GAAATGGTCATGTTGGCCACTGCAACCAGGCAAACAACATGTTTCTTTTTCCCGG GATTGGACTTGGAACACTTCTATCTGGATCTAAGATTGTCTCAGATGGAATGTTACAGGCAGCAGCCGAATG CCTAGCTGCATATATGACCGAGGAAGAGGTACATAAAGGAATAATATATCCATCAATATCGAG AATACGTGATATAACGAAGGAGGTAGCCGCAGCAGTCATTACAGAAGCCATAGAAGAGGATCTGGCGGAAGGATATCGCGAAACAGATGCCCGAGAATTGCGGAAATTTAATAAg gacgaaataaaaatttttgtaaCGAACAATATGTGGGTGCCTGATTACGCAAAATTGGTTTACAAAAATGATTGA